From the Candidatus Peregrinibacteria bacterium genome, one window contains:
- the purQ gene encoding phosphoribosylformylglycinamidine synthase I: MNPLRHINVLAFPGTNCQIETARALRKAGFASEVLRWNDDLEKVVKSDGLVIAGGFSYEDRGRSGMVAANDPVGKTLVVMAQEGKPILGICNGAQVLVELGIVPGFHVGNVEMSLARNRRVDRNGEILGTGFYHDFVFLKPSTSPCAWTHFSGVLRLPIAHGEGRFLAEEHVQEAVCQGGQNVLMYCQENGEEDAHFPINPNGSMLNAAGISNPEGNVLAMMPHPERAEDGQKIFMSLHVFFEKSSPKKQVSRPSLPPVSSFQKKPEFPIEIFVSLKITDTTEVTLQNTARRVFSRPNLTLKRRIFWGISVEGDALETAKKLIASEEFFNENKEFALFHIEGKWYSVHENTLVPTENPLLTGAVLSRENDDLSGKEKSAVLQKHIKISADVSFGVLWQFSEVVSEEEVAKSGLFGNPISWHLERVS, translated from the coding sequence ATGAATCCTTTGCGGCACATTAATGTTTTGGCTTTTCCGGGAACAAATTGTCAAATCGAAACTGCTCGCGCTCTTCGCAAGGCAGGGTTTGCCTCAGAAGTTCTCCGCTGGAATGATGATCTTGAAAAAGTTGTAAAAAGTGACGGACTTGTTATTGCCGGAGGATTCTCTTATGAAGACCGAGGACGAAGTGGTATGGTGGCGGCAAACGATCCGGTGGGAAAAACCCTTGTTGTCATGGCGCAGGAAGGAAAACCAATTCTTGGTATTTGTAATGGGGCACAAGTTTTGGTGGAACTTGGTATTGTTCCGGGATTTCACGTGGGGAATGTGGAGATGTCGCTTGCGAGGAATCGACGCGTAGATAGGAATGGGGAAATCTTGGGAACGGGATTTTATCACGATTTTGTTTTTCTTAAACCCTCTACTTCACCATGCGCTTGGACACACTTTTCTGGAGTTTTGCGCCTTCCTATTGCCCATGGAGAAGGGCGATTTCTGGCAGAAGAACATGTGCAAGAGGCGGTGTGCCAAGGGGGACAAAACGTGCTTATGTATTGCCAAGAAAACGGTGAGGAAGACGCACATTTTCCAATTAATCCGAATGGATCTATGCTTAATGCTGCTGGCATCAGCAATCCCGAGGGAAACGTTCTCGCCATGATGCCACATCCAGAGCGCGCCGAGGATGGGCAAAAAATATTTATGTCGCTCCATGTCTTTTTTGAAAAGAGCTCTCCAAAAAAACAGGTGTCTCGCCCTTCGCTTCCTCCTGTTTCTTCTTTTCAGAAAAAACCGGAATTTCCCATTGAAATTTTCGTTTCTTTAAAAATTACCGATACTACAGAAGTTACCCTTCAGAACACTGCACGAAGAGTATTTTCTCGTCCAAACCTTACTTTGAAAAGACGAATATTTTGGGGAATTTCTGTTGAGGGAGATGCCTTGGAAACAGCAAAAAAATTGATTGCCTCTGAAGAGTTTTTCAACGAAAACAAAGAGTTTGCACTCTTCCATATCGAAGGAAAATGGTATTCCGTTCACGAAAACACTCTTGTTCCGACAGAAAATCCGCTCCTTACCGGTGCTGTTCTCTCCCGAGAAAACGATGATCTTTCGGGTAAAGAAAAATCTGCTGTTCTCCAAAAGCACATCAAAATTTCCGCAGATGTCTCCTTTGGAGTGTTGTGGCAGTTTTCAGAAGTTGTTTCTGAAGAAGAAGTCGCAAAATCTGGACTTTTTGGAAATCCCATAAGCTGGCATTTAGAAAGGGTTTCCTGA
- a CDS encoding M23 family metallopeptidase — MKLFNTLQHIFHIRKARIARHVRTFIPEESVFLRESVRQVERVFFWRVVTISTLGLFFFSIIPQFAVSSSPSLSPPLETLGNEPREPLVFAEDGFLMKPELWTEVGDRSDVSGAIEYVVEGGDTISSIASRFGVTQRTILQNNDFPDPKKIRPGTVLKIPASDGLLYIVAEGDTITSIAKKYSIEEEKILRQNEISDSSSLQKGEEIIIPGAKKTEPRPVQTARIAGGNTFSSGAGVPLGRETYGRLLFPTTGAYTQYFHYGHYAVDIANSGGAPIWAANGGVVERASSGWNGGYGNMVVIDHGNGMKTLYAHLKEIYVSVGKNVDRGTPVGYMGNTGRVYGRTGIHLHFEVIVNGAKKNPVAYF; from the coding sequence ATGAAGCTTTTCAACACACTTCAACACATTTTTCACATTCGAAAGGCACGAATTGCCCGTCATGTTCGTACTTTTATCCCTGAAGAGAGTGTTTTTTTGCGAGAGAGTGTCCGTCAAGTAGAACGCGTATTTTTTTGGCGTGTTGTCACTATTTCTACGCTTGGACTCTTTTTCTTCTCCATTATTCCTCAGTTTGCCGTCTCAAGTTCGCCTTCACTATCTCCTCCGCTAGAAACCCTTGGCAATGAACCAAGAGAACCACTTGTGTTTGCAGAGGATGGTTTTCTTATGAAACCAGAGCTGTGGACAGAAGTAGGAGACCGCAGTGACGTTTCTGGTGCTATTGAATATGTGGTAGAAGGGGGAGACACTATTTCGAGTATTGCTAGCCGATTTGGAGTAACACAACGAACCATTTTGCAGAATAACGATTTTCCAGATCCCAAGAAAATTCGCCCTGGAACAGTGCTCAAAATCCCTGCTTCTGATGGGTTGTTATATATTGTTGCTGAAGGAGATACCATTACTTCTATTGCAAAAAAATATAGTATTGAGGAAGAAAAAATCCTTCGACAAAATGAGATTTCCGATTCATCTTCACTCCAGAAGGGAGAGGAGATCATTATTCCTGGCGCAAAAAAAACAGAGCCAAGGCCTGTTCAAACTGCGCGCATCGCTGGAGGAAACACCTTTTCTTCTGGGGCGGGTGTTCCTCTAGGAAGAGAAACTTATGGACGACTCCTTTTTCCCACCACAGGGGCCTACACACAATACTTTCATTACGGACACTATGCAGTTGATATTGCCAATAGCGGTGGTGCTCCAATATGGGCGGCGAACGGGGGAGTTGTGGAACGCGCTTCTTCTGGTTGGAATGGGGGATATGGGAATATGGTCGTTATTGATCATGGAAATGGGATGAAAACACTTTATGCGCATTTAAAAGAGATTTATGTATCAGTTGGAAAAAATGTCGATCGCGGAACACCTGTCGGCTATATGGGAAACACAGGGCGTGTTTACGGAAGAACGGGGATTCACCTTCATTTTGAGGTTATTGTGAATGGTGCAAAGAAGAATCCGGTTGCGTACTTCTAA
- the miaA gene encoding tRNA (adenosine(37)-N6)-dimethylallyltransferase MiaA translates to MKSKRAPAPYPIFSETEISLQIETFLKMKSSPLLIITGPTGSGKTSVSIRIAKQFSGEIINADSRQFYAGCDIGTAKITEHEMEGIPHHLLSFLHPNEDYPVAFFQKKAEEIISKIHSQKKLPILVGGSGLFIDAVRKGFSIPPVSPQFDIRKELEQCSTESLFALLSQNDPVLSARIDPKNRLRMIRALEVFRTTGKPISSLQKKVQPIWNEFLLGVWCETDILEQRIAERTEKMWREGFLDEVRQLLSQGYQESDPAFIAHGYREAVSFLCGKLTEEEAKSLMTRNTRRYAKRQRSWWRKEKDVVWMDPCSEVII, encoded by the coding sequence ATGAAATCAAAGCGAGCACCGGCTCCTTATCCAATTTTTTCCGAAACAGAGATTTCCTTGCAGATAGAGACGTTTTTGAAAATGAAGTCTTCTCCGCTTCTCATTATCACCGGACCAACGGGAAGCGGAAAGACAAGTGTTTCAATCCGTATTGCGAAACAATTTTCTGGAGAAATTATTAATGCCGATTCACGTCAGTTTTATGCGGGATGCGATATTGGAACTGCAAAAATTACCGAACACGAAATGGAAGGTATTCCGCATCACCTCCTTAGTTTCTTACATCCCAACGAAGACTATCCGGTGGCGTTTTTTCAGAAAAAAGCAGAGGAGATCATCTCGAAAATCCATTCCCAAAAAAAGCTTCCCATTCTTGTGGGCGGTTCGGGTCTTTTTATCGATGCTGTTCGAAAGGGCTTTTCTATTCCTCCTGTTTCGCCTCAGTTCGATATCCGCAAAGAGTTGGAGCAATGTTCCACAGAGTCTCTCTTTGCGCTTCTTTCACAAAATGATCCAGTGCTTTCTGCTCGTATTGATCCAAAAAATCGCCTTCGCATGATTCGTGCCCTAGAGGTTTTTCGTACAACGGGGAAGCCTATATCGAGCCTTCAAAAAAAAGTGCAACCTATTTGGAACGAATTTCTTCTCGGGGTATGGTGTGAAACAGATATTTTGGAGCAGAGAATTGCTGAGCGCACAGAAAAAATGTGGCGAGAAGGTTTTCTTGATGAAGTTCGTCAATTGCTCTCACAAGGCTACCAAGAATCCGATCCAGCGTTTATTGCCCATGGTTATCGAGAAGCGGTCAGTTTTCTTTGCGGAAAACTTACAGAAGAAGAGGCAAAAAGTTTAATGACGCGAAATACGCGTCGTTACGCAAAGCGCCAACGGAGCTGGTGGCGCAAGGAAAAAGATGTGGTGTGGATGGACCCCTGTTCTGAAGTGATTATTTGA